The Ursus arctos isolate Adak ecotype North America chromosome X, UrsArc2.0, whole genome shotgun sequence genome includes the window CTCCTGGTCTGACTTCCTCTAGAACACGATGATCATTCCACTCTTCTCTGCCTAAAGCAAGCCTTGTGTTCCTTAATACTCCAAAATGTACcttgggggcggggtggggggaggataaGGATTCTGTGTGCAGAGAACTGGATTGGAATACATAGCCGAAGCAGTAAAGAATAGCACACTAAATCAAAGGCATGAACAAAGAGGAGAAACAGATACTCTTCAGTGACAATATGATGATCTATATATGCAGTGTCAGATACCCTCAAGATTGGGGAATCACAAAACCATCCTGGACGACTCCTTCCTCTTAGGAAGTAAATCATCTAAAACAGAAATCACTCAAGAGGCTCACTCtgactactgaaaaaaaaaaggatagatcAGCATCATTTTTCTTTGACAGCCCACCTTTCTCTTGGGTCCCCTGTCATATGTTGCAGttttcctatctcacatcaagTCAGGGACAGGAACCTGCAAGGTTTGCATTAGGGACGCTGCTTCAGTTTGCGTGGATGTGGAGTTTCCCAGGAATTCTTTAATCTGAGAGATAGGACCCCCATGGATGAAGACTGGAGAGAGAACCACCCCAAATGATAGGGGCTCATTCAGAGACCTGCCAAACCTGCTCTCAGGCCTAGAATGCCCAGGCAGGGAAATCAGAGTGGGCATCCCCTCTTCTACTCCTCAGAGTTCTCAGCAAGGTCTAAGTCTTAGCCAAAGGAGAATGGTCACACTTCAGTAGAGGGAGATCCTGGTTTGGGTAGGTATCAAGTCGAGGTTCCTGGGTGATGAATGTGGGGACCATCGACTCCACAACAATGGTTTTCCAGAGAGACTTGACTCTGTTGTCCACCTCTCAGGACCCAAACATCCCTGGTCTAATGTGACTCACTCTTCCACCTGGGAGGTCTCAGGAAGGAGTGGCCCTTGATCTCAGCAGAGTAACCTCATGTCAGGGAGGATGGAGTCACATGACCAGCCAGGAGCAAGGTCAGGTGCCTGAGTGAGTAAAGAGGACATTGCTAGACCCATAAATGACGGGGCTTTACAAACCCCTGACCCCATTCTTAACTGTGGGAGGCTTCAGGCAGAGCTATAAGCCTGAGAAGCCTTTTCATTTCTGCCTGGTGAGTCTCAGGGAGGGAAGGGTCTTGTCTAACAGGATGGGCCCCATTTCTGCCGAGGGGGAAGTCTTGGCCATAACCAGAGTCAAGGTGAGGACCCTCAGTGCTAATGATAGAATCTCTTCGTAAAAGAGGGAGGCTTACAGAGTCCTGTACCTCTTTTCAAGCCTCTGGGGCCCCAGGCAAAGGTAGTTGGAAGCAGTGCACCGTGACTCCTCACTAGGGACTCGGGAAGGTGAGGGCTTGCCTTGCGGACTGGCTGACTTGGTTCAGTAGGGGGAGGAGTCCGAAGTTCGTGGGATCGCAGTCTTCTGAATTTGGTACTCCCTAGGTCTTCACTCAGGGTCCTCATCTTGGTATCTATCAAAGCCTGATAGGTAAGGACCCTGAGTGAGGACCTAGAGAccaccaaattcagaacactgtGATCCCACAGAGCTTCGTCCTTGCTGTCAGCCCTCATAAGCCCCCGGCAGCCATGGCCGGATATGATTCACCTGAACTTCCGCTTTGGAGACCAGGACTTCGACCACTGGGCGTAGCGTTTGTTCCGCCGAGGGTGGGTTCCCTGGACTTCTCTGAAGTCAAGGTGAGGACCTGAATGTGAAGTGAAGGGACCACTCCCCCTCCTATAACAAAGGTGGCCCCACAAAGTACTGCCCCTGGGGTCGGCAGTGGAAGGTGCTGGCACAGCTGTTAGGCTGAGTTCTGCCTGGGAAGTCTTAGGGAGGAAGGCCTTGGTCTAAGAGAGTAGCCCTGATTCTGCAGATGAAGGAAACATAGGCCCTAACTAGAGCCGGGGGAGGGTCCTTGGTGCTAAAGAGGGGATCTTTTCCCAGTAGAGATGGCGACAGAAAGCAGTACCCAGGCATTTGGTTCAGGGAGGCTCCAGGCGGGGATAGTTTTATTTGGCAGGCGCTGACAACCACCACCCCCCGCCAACTCCCCAGGAGCTCCTGGAAGTGAAGGCTGTGTTTGGAGCTTGGTGAACTGAATTTACTGGAGGGAGGAGTCCCAGCCTCTGATAGATACCAAAACGAAGACCCTGAGTGAGGACCTAGGGACCACCGACTCCAGAACAGTGGGGTCTCACAGAACCCTGCCCCTGCTTTCAGCCCTTAGAGACCCTGGGCAGTTGTGGCCGGATATGACTCATCCTTACTTCCGATTCAGTTTCCAGGAAGTGAGGACATTTGTCTGTGGGTGAGGTCTCTGGCCCCCCGAGAGTGAATTCTTAGGACTAGTCTGGAGGCAAGGTGAGAACCTTGCGTGGGCACTGAACGGACCATCCGGATCCATAAAACACGGGGCCCCACTAAGTCTCACTACGGCTGTTGGCCCCGGGAGGCCCCAGGAGAGCTATCAGACTTTCTGCCTGGAAAGTCTCAGGTAGGGAGGGCCTTGGTCTAAGGGAATAGCCTGGGTCCTACAGATGGAGGAGACCTAGGCCCTGTCTGCAGTGAAGGTGAGGTCCCTGAGTGCTAATGAGGGACCTCTCCCCGGTTAAGGAAAGCAGCATCCCTGTACTtatttctggaggctctaggtgGGAGTAGTCCTATGTGGAGGACCCTGATTTTCCCCTCTAGGGACTTGGAATTGAGGGATTTGCTCTGAGGCAGGAGGCCTAAGTCCTACCAGTGTGTTGGAGACAGGAGTCCTAAGTCCTACCTGTAGTTAAGGTCAGAGACCTGAGTGAGGAGAGCATCAACTCTAAAAGAGCATCAGCTCTAAAAAGTGTGTCTCATAAATCCTGACCCTTCTCTCAGCCTTGGGAAAACCCTGAATATTTTTTAGACTGAGGCACCCCCCCTCATTTCTGTCTGCAGAGTCCCAGAGAGGTGAGGCTGTTGGATTAATTGAGTGGCCTCAATTCTGCAGAGAGAGGAGACCCAGGGCTTCACAGGAGTCAGAGTGAGGACCCTGAATGAAGGGTGATGGTACTCACCCCCAAATAGAGACAACAGAGAGCTCCCCCTTGTCTGCAGCCCTAAGGAGCCCAGGCACTGAAGTCAGGGGTGTGTGAACCCTACTTTATTTTTGATGGCATCAGGTTGGTGAGAGCCTTTGTATGAAGGGAGAGACATCAGATCAACAGAGGAAGGTGTCCCAGGCCCTACCCAGAGCCAAGGTGAGGACACTGAATGAGGACTGAGAACTCCAATGACTCTAAACAGAGAGTCCCACAGAACTGTCAGCAGTTGGTGGCAGTAGTGGGCCAAGGCAGCAGTAATGGGCCTCAGTGCCCCCTTTAGTTCCTCTTCAGGGGTCCCAAGAAGATGAGGACCTGAGTTTGAGATGTAAATTTAGAgcagcacagaggagggagcccaggcCTTGCCAAAAGTTGATATGATAGTCCTGAATGTGAACTGAAAGGATCCGCATACTCCAGAGTAGAGAGGATTCCGCAAGGACTAAACCTGCCACCGCTGCTCTCAGCCCCAGTAAGCACCACGCAGGGCTGGCAGGCTGCAGCCTGAGGCTTACTTTAATTATTTCCACAGGATTCTCAGAGTACAGGTTGATCATAACAGGAGCCTGGTGGTTTCCTAGAGCCGTGCCCTCAAGGAAATCTGCAGAGGCAGCCTTGGTTAAAGCCAAGGTGGTCTCTCCCTGTGGAAGGTGCTCCCTCTcatcctctcttctctcatgCCCAGATCACCTGCTGTCTTACCCACACTCCTACCTGCTGTCCCTGATCACAGTCATCATGCCTCGGGGACAGAAGAGTAAGCTCTACACCTGTGAGAAACGCCACCAAGCCCGAGGTGGGATCCAGCATCAGAGGAGTGCTCAGGCCACTGCAGCCAAGGAGAAAACATTCCCCTCTTTGGCCCCATCTCCCTTTGGTGTTCTGACTCACAGGAAGCCTGCTGCTAGGTCATGTAGAGCCCTAGCCACCAAGTCTGCAGGTGTTTCTTGCACAAGATCATACCAAGGTGCCAACTGCAAAACTGAGAAAAAGCCAAGTTCCTCCCAAGCCTCACTCACCATTGTGCAGTCTCGAGGAGACCCTCTAACCAAAACAACGGGTATTTTGGTGCAGTTCCTGATACACATGTACAAAAGGAAAAAGCCCATCACGAAAGCCGATATGCTGAAGATTGTCAATAAGAAGTATAAAAATCGCTTTCTTGAGATCCTCAGAAGAGTCTCTTTCAGCTTGGAAGTAGTTTTTGGTGTTGACTTGAAGGAAGTCGATTCTACCAAGCATTCCTATATCCTCGTCAGCAAGATGGACCTCCCCAACAATGGGACTGTAAGCCGTGGCAGAGGATTTCCCAAGACCGGTCTCCTGATGAATCTCCTGGGTGTGATCTTCATGAAGGGCAACTGTGCCACCGAAGAGAACATCTGGGAGTTCCTGAATAAGATGAGAGTCTATGCGGGGAAGAGGCACTTCATATTTGGGGAACCCAAGAAGCTCATCACCCAAGATTTGGTGAAGCTTAAGTACCTGGAGTACCGCCAGGTGGCCAACAGTGATCCAGCACGCTATGAGTTCCTGTGGGGCTCGAGAGCCCACGCAGAGACCAGCAAGATGAAAGTGCTAGAGTTTTGGGCCAAGATTAATCATACAGTCCCCAGTGCCTTCCACTCTTGGTATGACGAGGCTCTGCGAGATGAGGAAGAGCGAGTCAAAGCCACGTTTACACTCCGAGCTGAGACAGATGCCATGGCCAGTGAATGTTCCAAGGAGTGTCCAGCAGCACCTCCCACACCCAATGAAGTTGAGGTGGATTCTTCACATTGTGGCTGAAGAGAGCAGTCCATGTTCCGAGCAGTGGAGGGCGGGGTGTAACTGAGGGAACACAGTGTATGATACCTTTGTGCTCCTGCTCTGTATGGGTAATTTGGACATAtatcagcatttttatttttttgctctttttcaaatGTTGTTACTTCGAAATGAAGGCTTACCTAGCATTATAATCTAAATTTATGAGTTACATTGGTCTCACTTACTGTTTATCGGGTTTAAGAGTTAAGAGTgttgctgtttaaaaaaacaaattgggAAAATTTCCATCTTATTTGGTAATCTGGTACAACGTAACATGGCATTGGTGTATGCATTtccttaaaaacatgaaaaagcagcaaaatatatatagaatcgATACAGAGGTAACAAATAAGATGGTCGGTATTTGGCTTCCTAATCGCTTTTGCTCtgtgttttataaaattctgAATAACAGTACGTGCTTGTCTAATTGAAGAATGTAGAATTAAACCTTACTGAATTAGATCCCATGCTCACAGGCTCATTTATTCCCCAAACATTGCCTGAGCATCTGCTCTTAGAAGGTTTCATGCTAGCACTGGGAAAGCTGAGGAAAAGACCGAGACATTGACCATAAAATTATAGAGTCAAGAAACATCTATCATATAAGGAAGAATGGCGATATACAGACCGAAAGGACACATGGAAAGAGGAGATAAAACAGGAGAGAGGTGGTTCCAGATGAGAGCAGTTAAGTGTCAGTGCCCTGAAGCAAGGCAGCATTGGGCCTTCGGAGACGGCAGGTCCCTCAATGGGAGGTAATTCTAAGTTGGCtgcatggggctgggggaggggtgctccAGGAGGCTGTGATCATAGGGAGCAGGAGCCAGACCCTCACATGGTGGGCTTCAGAGTTGAAAGACTAAGTCCAGAGTGGCAAACCGCCCTTATCAGTTACTTTGGGATGGTGGGGAAACCAGAGAGCAGTCACCCGGGGCAGAGATGGAACGTGTCCTGTGCTCTTGTTCCGGTGCAGGTGAACACAGTGTGCAAATTTGAGGTTTTATTTACATCATCTCCAGAGAGCTTCTGAGAAAAAAGGGTATACTCTCTTGGAGTGGCTGCCCAGAATCCGCTGGACTGGCACCCttggccctggggggggggggagcccgaGCCCACTCCACTAAAACATCATTCAAATTCGGTTATCTCGTATGTCATTTCGCAAACTCCAGGCAAGGTCTAGATTTTTGTTGGTGGTTGAATGAAAGTCACAGTGGTTTAGAGAGAAGGGCAGCTGAGAGGAACGTAAGTTTTGGGGCCTTGAAATATGTTTTAGGAGCTTTGTGTCATCCACTAAGGAAGTCCACCTTATGCTGACATTGGATGACATCCTTGAATGGGGAAATACTAACTTAGTGTTCCTTGCTAAGCACCATTTTGTCTGAtggagttttctttgttctaGAGCACTGAATAGTTCCTGACATCCCCtggattaaaaattaaatttcattatagTGAGTTGAAACTCTAGGGGACCAATTAATCAGAGTAAGAACTGGCATCCTTTGAAGCTCAGGAGAGGCCAGGCAATGTGCCACATGCTTCTACGTGCATTATGGACATTCTACCAGTCCCCAGGACAGAACCCATcaaacccatttcacagatgaaaagacAGCCTCACAGGGTTTGGTGTTCTGCCCAATTTCACATAGCTGCTAAGTGATAGGCTTGGAACCACACCCCTGGCCTGAATCAGTCTGAAGCCCACACTCTTCTGCTCTACCAGCCTGAGGCCAACTTCATGTTCCTTAATTCCCCTTTCTTCTCACTACTACAAAAATTGTCTCAGGTACTAAAAAGGACTCTGGGCCCAAGACACTGGATTAGAATACATAACCAGAGCGATTACCATATCAAAATAATTGAGAAGTgtgaataaaggaaagaaagagataatatTCAGTGATATATCCGCAGTCAGATAACCTCAAAAGATCAGGGACTCACAAAATCATTTTGGATAGGCCCTTCCATAAAGAAAGTTACATCTGCTCAAACAGAAGTTACAGAAAAAGCTAAGTCTGGTTGCTaaagagaagaaatggattatttttttttcctttgatggtACATGTGTTCTGGGTCTCTGCCTTGTGTTACAGCTCTCCTATCTCACATCACTCCTGGGATGGGGACCCAGTCTCTGAAGGGTTTGCCCTAGGGAAAATGGTCAAGAGTTTGCAGGGACATAGCCTTTCCTAGGAAGCCTTTGATCAAGAAACAGGAGCCATAATGAAGATCCCTCTATAGTAGGACTGGGAAGAGCAACATGCCAGGCAAATTTCTCAGTCTGAGCATCCCCTCACTTATTCTTCGGGGTTCTCAAGGACAGGGGAGTCTTAGAAGGCAGCCTCAGTCACTAGAGGGAGGACTCACAGTCTCTGACATACAAAGGCGAGGACTCTGAATGAGGCATGAAGACAGCAGCCGCCCAGAACTGTGTGGCCCATAGGCTCCTGACCCTCTGTCAGCTCTCAGAGAAGGATGTGACTGAAGCTGAATTCCACTTAACAAGTCAAAAAGGTGAAAGATCTTGGTCTGAGGTTGATTGACTCGGGTCAGTAGAGGTAGGATTTCTAAGGTGTGCCAGGAGGAAGGTGAGTACTCAGGGACCAGCTAACCCACACCAGTGGAGCCTCCCAGAATCCTTCACACTGTTATGAGAGATCCAGGCATAAATGTCAGGCAGGGCTGGCCTCATATCCTCCTCAGTGGTAACAGAAAAGTGGGGAGGTCCCAGGTCAGCAGAGAGAGGAGTCTTGGGCCTTCACATGAGTCAGATTTAGGGTACTGAGTTAGAACCCTAAGTGGGATCACCATCATAGGGCCTCAGGCTGCCTGCCACAGCTGTCACTTGTGGGAGACCTTGGCAGG containing:
- the MAGEB3 gene encoding melanoma-associated antigen B3; this encodes MPRGQKSKLYTCEKRHQARGGIQHQRSAQATAAKEKTFPSLAPSPFGVLTHRKPAARSCRALATKSAGVSCTRSYQGANCKTEKKPSSSQASLTIVQSRGDPLTKTTGILVQFLIHMYKRKKPITKADMLKIVNKKYKNRFLEILRRVSFSLEVVFGVDLKEVDSTKHSYILVSKMDLPNNGTVSRGRGFPKTGLLMNLLGVIFMKGNCATEENIWEFLNKMRVYAGKRHFIFGEPKKLITQDLVKLKYLEYRQVANSDPARYEFLWGSRAHAETSKMKVLEFWAKINHTVPSAFHSWYDEALRDEEERVKATFTLRAETDAMASECSKECPAAPPTPNEVEVDSSHCG